The following are encoded together in the Bacillus sp. NP157 genome:
- the gloB gene encoding hydroxyacylglutathione hydrolase translates to MQWVPVAALSDNYIWLVADDEGNAFVVDPGEAAPVEAALQARGWTLRAILLTHHHNDHIGGVFDLVRDHDIEVIAPLDTRIPYKTQIVGQGDTVVLDSPHATFQVLEVPGHTTSHIAYAGEGFLFCGDTLFSVGCGRLFEGTPEQMLASLDKFAHLPPETLVCCAHEYTASNIRFALSVDPENDPLRRRRDEVARLREEGRPSVPSRLADELATNPFLRVDSEAVARWAVAHGKEHATRAERFAALRQAKDTFTA, encoded by the coding sequence ATGCAATGGGTTCCCGTCGCGGCCTTGAGCGACAACTACATCTGGCTGGTCGCCGATGACGAAGGCAACGCTTTCGTCGTGGATCCCGGTGAAGCCGCCCCCGTCGAAGCTGCGCTGCAGGCGCGCGGCTGGACGTTGCGCGCGATCCTGCTCACGCATCACCACAACGACCACATCGGCGGCGTGTTCGACCTCGTGCGCGACCACGACATCGAGGTGATCGCGCCGCTCGATACGCGCATTCCTTACAAAACGCAGATCGTGGGCCAGGGCGATACCGTCGTGCTGGATAGCCCGCATGCCACGTTCCAGGTGCTCGAGGTGCCGGGCCACACCACGTCGCACATCGCCTACGCCGGCGAAGGCTTCCTGTTCTGTGGCGACACGCTTTTCAGCGTCGGCTGCGGTCGTCTCTTCGAAGGCACGCCGGAGCAGATGCTGGCCTCGCTGGACAAGTTCGCCCATTTGCCGCCGGAGACCCTGGTCTGCTGCGCGCATGAATACACCGCGTCGAACATCCGCTTCGCGCTCAGCGTGGATCCGGAGAACGACCCCCTGCGCCGCCGTCGTGACGAGGTGGCGCGCCTGCGCGAGGAGGGCCGCCCCAGCGTGCCCAGCCGCCTCGCCGACGAGCTCGCCACCAACCCCTTCCTGCGCGTGGACAGCGAGGCTGTCGCCCGCTGGGCCGTGGCCCATGGCAAGGAACACGCCACGCGGGCGGAGCGCTTTGCCGCGCTACGCCAGGCCAAGGACACCTTCACCGCATGA